In Deltaproteobacteria bacterium, one DNA window encodes the following:
- the pnp gene encoding polyribonucleotide nucleotidyltransferase, with amino-acid sequence MGNVYETEISGRKLSIESGRWAKQAGGAAVVQYGESVVIVTACATEQPRPGIDFLPLVVDYVEKTFAVGKIPGGFFKREGRLSEFEVLTSRLIDRPIRPLFPKGFYNEIQVIATVLSADKENDTAILAMIGASAALSISEIPFAGPIAGARVGRIDGELVINPRIPDLERSDINIFVAGSRDAILMVEGGASEVPEEEVLDAILFAHRSLVPVLDLQERMAKEIGKEKRAFEKKELPEEDAKKVAAIAASPLAEAYAILAKQDRRRRVEEISEQVRSAFGEEERAEKAALIADAFKSLEKKVVRGKITKERKRIDGRGLSDVRNISCEVGVLPRTHGSAVFTRGETQVLVTATLGTSQDEQRIDSILGDTTKAFMLHYNFPPFSVGEVKMLRAPGRREVGHGALAERAVAKVLPGGADFPYTVRVVSEVLESNGSSSMATVCGSSLAMMDAGVPVSGAVSGIAMGLIKEGDDIAVLSDILGDEDHLGDMDFKVAGTGNGVTAIQMDIKIGGVSRDIMLTALRQAREGRLHILGKMNAVLPEHRPELSPFAPRIYVMMVKTDKIREIIGPGGKVIRGIQEQTGVKIDIEDDGTVKIAAVDQDSARAAISIIEGITQEPEVGRVYPGRVRKIMEFGAFVEIFPGTDGLLHVSQISKHRVNVADCFKEGDEVTVRVLEVDRDGKIRLTHKEFEEEGRFKAATGPPPSSDKEGGGRDRDRDRGRGGPRGRR; translated from the coding sequence GTGGGAAACGTGTACGAAACGGAAATCTCCGGACGCAAATTGTCCATCGAATCGGGCCGTTGGGCCAAGCAGGCGGGAGGCGCGGCCGTCGTGCAGTACGGCGAATCGGTCGTCATCGTCACCGCGTGCGCAACCGAGCAGCCGAGGCCCGGGATCGACTTCCTTCCCCTGGTGGTCGACTACGTGGAGAAGACCTTCGCCGTGGGGAAGATCCCCGGCGGCTTCTTCAAGCGCGAGGGGAGGCTGTCCGAGTTCGAGGTGCTCACCTCCCGCCTGATCGACCGCCCCATCCGCCCCCTCTTCCCGAAAGGGTTCTACAACGAGATCCAGGTGATCGCCACCGTCCTCTCCGCCGACAAGGAGAACGACACGGCCATCCTCGCGATGATCGGGGCGTCCGCCGCGTTGTCCATCTCCGAGATCCCGTTCGCGGGCCCCATCGCGGGCGCGCGGGTCGGGCGGATCGACGGGGAGCTCGTGATCAACCCCCGGATCCCCGACCTGGAGCGGAGCGACATCAACATCTTCGTCGCCGGCAGCCGGGACGCGATCCTGATGGTCGAGGGAGGGGCGAGCGAAGTCCCGGAGGAGGAGGTGCTGGACGCCATCCTCTTCGCGCACCGCTCCCTGGTCCCCGTCCTCGACCTGCAGGAGCGGATGGCGAAGGAGATCGGCAAGGAGAAGAGGGCGTTCGAGAAGAAGGAGCTCCCGGAAGAGGACGCGAAAAAGGTCGCCGCCATCGCCGCGTCGCCGCTGGCCGAGGCGTACGCGATCCTGGCGAAGCAGGACCGGCGCCGGAGGGTCGAGGAGATCTCCGAACAGGTCCGTTCGGCCTTCGGCGAGGAGGAGCGCGCGGAGAAGGCCGCCCTCATCGCGGACGCGTTCAAGAGCCTCGAGAAGAAGGTCGTCCGCGGGAAGATCACGAAGGAGCGGAAGCGGATCGACGGCCGCGGCCTCTCCGACGTCCGGAACATCAGCTGCGAGGTCGGCGTGCTCCCGAGGACCCACGGCTCCGCCGTCTTCACGCGCGGCGAGACGCAGGTCCTGGTCACCGCCACCCTGGGGACCTCCCAGGACGAGCAGCGGATCGACTCGATCCTGGGCGACACCACCAAGGCGTTCATGCTCCACTACAACTTCCCGCCGTTCAGCGTCGGGGAGGTCAAGATGCTGCGCGCCCCCGGACGCCGCGAAGTGGGGCACGGCGCGCTGGCCGAGCGGGCGGTCGCCAAGGTCCTCCCCGGGGGGGCCGATTTCCCCTACACGGTCCGCGTGGTCTCCGAGGTGCTCGAGTCCAACGGCTCCTCCTCCATGGCGACCGTCTGCGGGTCGTCGCTGGCCATGATGGACGCGGGAGTGCCCGTCAGCGGGGCCGTGTCCGGGATCGCCATGGGGCTCATCAAGGAAGGGGACGACATCGCGGTCCTCTCCGACATCCTCGGGGACGAGGATCACCTGGGCGACATGGACTTCAAGGTCGCGGGTACCGGGAACGGGGTCACCGCCATCCAGATGGACATCAAGATCGGGGGGGTCAGCCGCGACATCATGCTGACCGCGCTGCGCCAGGCGCGCGAGGGGCGCCTCCACATCCTGGGGAAGATGAACGCGGTCCTTCCCGAGCACCGTCCCGAGCTCTCCCCGTTCGCGCCGCGGATCTACGTCATGATGGTCAAGACCGACAAGATCCGCGAGATCATCGGCCCGGGAGGCAAGGTCATCCGGGGCATCCAGGAGCAGACCGGCGTCAAGATCGACATCGAGGACGACGGCACGGTCAAGATCGCAGCGGTCGACCAGGACTCCGCGCGCGCCGCCATCTCGATCATCGAGGGGATCACGCAGGAGCCCGAGGTGGGAAGGGTCTACCCGGGGCGGGTTCGCAAGATCATGGAATTCGGCGCCTTCGTGGAGATCTTCCCCGGGACCGACGGCCTGCTGCACGTCTCGCAGATCTCGAAGCACCGGGTCAACGTGGCGGATTGCTTCAAGGAGGGGGACGAGGTCACCGTCCGCGTCCTCGAGGTCGACCGCGACGGCAAGATCCGCCTCACCCACAAGGAGTTCGAGGAGGAGGGGCGTTTCAAGGCGGCCACCGGACCGCCGCCTTCCTCCGACAAGGAGGGCGGCGGCAGGGACCGCGACCGGGACCGGGGCCGCGGGGGACCGAGGGGACGCCGGTAA
- a CDS encoding bifunctional oligoribonuclease/PAP phosphatase NrnA, translating to MRGDIEAVCRVLREMDRFLIACHENPEGDAIGSELALALALRKMGKTAVVLNSDPVPGNLLFLPGADTVVFEEDGSKYDVAVVVDCGSPDRTGRVGVELLKCPLLVNIDHHRTNGDRGELSLVDPDAAATGLLVHRVLSAMGYDFDLAVAVNIYVAVLTDTGSFHYGSSSPEAFQVAGDMVRRGVDPWAVAEQVYETQSAWRLRLLGRVLASLEVVAGGKVASITTMRSDLSEFAAGKDALEGFINYPRSIVGVEVAVSFREEEGDVFRVSFRSKGRVDVSAVASRFGGGGHRNAAGCTVPGSLAEVKRKVFEALGTALP from the coding sequence ATGAGGGGTGACATCGAAGCGGTCTGCCGCGTCCTGCGGGAGATGGACCGGTTCCTGATCGCCTGCCACGAGAACCCCGAGGGCGACGCCATCGGCTCCGAGCTCGCGCTGGCCCTCGCGCTCCGGAAGATGGGGAAGACCGCCGTCGTCCTGAACTCCGACCCCGTCCCGGGCAACCTGCTCTTCCTCCCCGGCGCCGACACCGTGGTGTTCGAGGAGGACGGGTCGAAATACGACGTCGCGGTCGTGGTCGACTGCGGCTCCCCCGATCGGACGGGTCGGGTCGGGGTCGAACTGCTGAAGTGCCCCCTCCTCGTCAACATCGACCACCACCGCACCAACGGCGACCGCGGGGAGCTCTCGCTCGTGGACCCCGACGCCGCCGCGACCGGTCTCCTGGTCCATCGAGTCCTCTCCGCCATGGGGTACGACTTCGACCTCGCCGTGGCGGTCAACATCTACGTCGCGGTTCTCACCGACACCGGCTCGTTCCACTACGGCAGCTCTTCGCCGGAGGCGTTCCAGGTGGCGGGGGATATGGTCCGGCGCGGCGTGGATCCGTGGGCCGTGGCGGAGCAGGTGTACGAGACGCAGAGCGCGTGGCGGCTCCGCCTCCTCGGCCGGGTGCTCGCGTCCCTCGAGGTCGTCGCGGGGGGGAAGGTCGCCTCCATCACCACGATGCGCTCGGATCTTTCGGAGTTCGCGGCGGGGAAGGACGCGCTCGAGGGGTTCATCAACTACCCCCGGTCCATCGTCGGGGTCGAGGTCGCCGTCTCCTTCCGCGAGGAGGAGGGGGACGTGTTCCGGGTGAGCTTCCGGTCGAAGGGGCGCGTCGACGTCTCCGCGGTGGCGTCGCGCTTCGGCGGAGGCGGCCATCGGAACGCCGCCGGCTGCACCGTCCCCGGGTCCCTGGCCGAGGTGAAGCGGAAGGTGTTCGAGGCCCTCGGTACCGCGCTCCCGTGA
- the rpsO gene encoding 30S ribosomal protein S15, which yields MSLVTEKKKDIIGKFRVHESDTGSPEVQIALLTERINMITDHLKSHTKDFNSRRGLLKLVGQRRRLLDYLKSKESMRYKAVVESLGLRK from the coding sequence ATGAGCCTGGTCACGGAGAAGAAGAAGGACATCATCGGAAAGTTTCGTGTGCACGAGTCGGACACCGGCTCCCCCGAGGTCCAGATCGCGCTCCTGACGGAGCGGATCAACATGATCACGGACCACCTGAAATCGCACACCAAGGACTTCAACTCCCGGCGCGGGCTCCTCAAGCTCGTCGGGCAGCGCCGCCGCCTGCTGGACTACCTGAAGTCCAAGGAGTCGATGCGGTACAAGGCGGTGGTCGAGTCCCTCGGCCTGCGCAAGTAG
- the truB gene encoding tRNA pseudouridine(55) synthase TruB, producing the protein MTAGVLVLDKPGGITSFDAVRAAGAILRERKCGHAGTLDPMATGVLPVCVGAATKIAGYLVEEEKEYEAEFALGVATDTGDATGKPTEERPGATASEPEVAAALSGLVGTFPQVPPAYSAVKVGGVRSYALARKGKEVPLPPRTVTVREARLLSWTPGGFRAHIACSKGFYVRALPRDLGERLGVPMTVAALRRTRVGDFRIEDAVTLDGLRELSARGAASGALIPIAKALSGMPHRVVPDEAVPAVRNGRLSGEWLVRLAAEVREDTALLVTREEEPLSIVGRGSQGIWKILRGM; encoded by the coding sequence GTGACGGCGGGCGTTCTCGTCCTGGACAAGCCGGGGGGGATCACGTCGTTCGACGCGGTGCGGGCGGCGGGCGCGATCCTCCGGGAGCGCAAGTGCGGCCACGCCGGGACCCTCGACCCGATGGCCACCGGGGTCCTTCCGGTGTGCGTCGGGGCCGCCACGAAGATCGCCGGCTACCTGGTGGAGGAGGAGAAGGAGTACGAGGCGGAGTTCGCCCTGGGGGTCGCGACCGACACGGGCGACGCCACGGGGAAGCCGACGGAGGAACGCCCCGGGGCGACCGCGTCGGAACCGGAAGTGGCCGCCGCGCTCTCCGGACTGGTCGGGACCTTCCCGCAGGTCCCGCCGGCCTACTCCGCCGTGAAGGTGGGGGGCGTCCGCTCCTACGCGCTCGCCCGGAAAGGGAAGGAGGTTCCGCTTCCCCCCCGGACGGTCACGGTCCGGGAGGCCCGGCTCCTCTCCTGGACCCCCGGGGGTTTCCGGGCGCACATCGCGTGCTCGAAAGGATTCTACGTGCGGGCCCTGCCGCGTGACCTGGGGGAGCGGCTCGGCGTGCCGATGACGGTCGCGGCCCTTCGCCGGACCCGAGTGGGCGATTTCCGGATCGAGGACGCCGTCACGCTCGATGGGCTGCGGGAGCTTTCCGCCCGCGGCGCGGCGTCCGGCGCGCTGATCCCGATCGCGAAGGCGCTGTCCGGGATGCCGCACCGGGTCGTCCCGGACGAGGCGGTACCGGCCGTTCGGAACGGCCGGCTTTCCGGGGAATGGCTCGTCCGGCTCGCGGCGGAGGTCCGGGAGGACACGGCGCTTCTCGTGACGCGGGAAGAGGAGCCGCTCTCGATCGTGGGGCGCGGTTCCCAGGGGATCTGGAAGATCCTGCGGGGCATGTAA